A window of Phycisphaeraceae bacterium genomic DNA:
CTATGAAGTCATAGAAGTCCCCGCCGAGTTCAAAACTTGGTACATACCGGGCGCCGATATCAAATGCCTTGATCTGAGGCATCGTTCCCGGAAGCATCCGGCGCTGTACGTCCGCCGCCAATCGCACCTGCCTCTGCACTTTCTCGCCCTCCTGACGAGCCACCGCCAGGCGAGCGCTTTCGATAGCAGTCGCGGTGATCTGTGAAATCGACTGGAGCAGATTGATGTCGAAGCGTCCGAATTTCTGTTTGGTCGCACTGTAAATCTGGAAAAGTCCGATCGGCCTGCTGTGATAAATAATTCCCGATACCAGAAACGAGACGAGTCCCTCACGTTCGGCATCTTCGGGATAGATCACGCGCGGGTCCGTCGTCATGTCTTCCACATACACAACTTCACCAGCGAATGCGCTTCGAGCAATCGCGGCACTGTCGGCATGGACCGGACCTTTGTTCAAGTAACCCTCCGACAGTCCGTACACCGCTTTGATGGCCAGCTCGCGTGTTTCCTCGTTCAGCAGTCGAATAGTCGCTGCTTTGGCACCGAGCACCTGAGCCGCGGTGAGGACGGCTGTATCCAGAATCTGCTGTACATCACGAGCTCCAGCGAGCAGAGCACTGAGCTTGTTAATTGCTGCCAGTTCACCCACACGTTCACGGAGCTGGTGCTCCTGATAGCAGAGCCTCGCAAGGTGATTGGCTAAAAGAAAAATCGCCTGTACCGCAGCCGCCCGTGGAGGAGCGAATACATGCTCTGCCGCATCGAGCATGCTGCCAACCTTTTCAGTCGGTACACCAAATGTCGTCAATAAGTTGACAAGCTTTTGTCGATTAACCGTCGCGTCTGATCGCTCCGCCCGGCTCTCGATACGTACCGAGCCTAATTCCTGCCCTTCTACAACGATCGGTGCTGCAATAGGCTCATTCGAGTCAACGATTTTTGATCCCGTGGTCGATTCGCTTGCCGAATGAGTGCGCACCGGCTCACCCGATTGAGTCGGAACTGTCAGCGGTTTTCCCGTTGGATCAACGATCTCCGTCTTCAACCCGGTCAGGGCAGTAAAACTGTCCTGCAATTCCTGAAGCGTCTTGAGATCAAGAAAATGAACCAGTGTCAGCCGTGTAACCGGGCATGACGCACCCACCGCTGTCGGGTCGGATGTCAAGGACACCGGCGCTGCCGGCACTGCGCTGGCCGGAGTATTCGTTGTAGTCGAAGACGTAGGGGTCACTTCATCAATCCGGAGGACAGGGAAATCTATCGCATCATGGCTTTGGAGTCGGCTGAGTTGTCGCACCCGTATCAGTGCTGGTCCACACTCGACGTAATACCAGAATCAACGGATCAAGTGGTGCGGCGGCCTGAGCCTTGTCCAGACCGTACTCCACCAGAGTCGGCTGATCGAGCTGAAATCCCAGATACGCGAGCAGGATCGCCACATCACCCTGCTGCGGATACTTGAGCATTGGCTCGATCTGTGCCCGCACCCAACTGAGCCGCGCACGACTGGGCAACAGCTTAGCGTCATAACGGACGCCGACGAGTTCGGGGTGCATTTCGAGGTGACGCCGAAGGTTGAATGCCGCCGTACGGATCAACCCCGCGCCAGCCTGGGCGTGGATCAACCCTGATACCGCCAACGGCTGATTCATATTGAGATCAATCACTTCACGGAAATAATTTTCCGCATCGAGATACTTGCCTGATCCCAGTGCAATCTCGCCCGCTCGCATCGTCTTGCTGATCCGATCTTCACGGGTGCCGGAGAATCGAGTCAGTTTCTCATCCGTCTTGAGCGAATCGAGAAACTTCGCCATGGCGATATCAACTTTCGCACGATTCGGATCAGGAGCGTCCGTCTGCTGTCCTCCGTTCATTTTTGCGGCATCAGACGGCAGCAGTCCATACGCCTGCTTGACTGCTGCTTCACGGTCTGCTTTCGCTTTGGCTGCATCGTTGGGCAGCGGGTCGGCAAGAGCTTCCTCGTCTTCAGCGCTTGGTTTAACAGCCGGTTTACCAGCTTTGGGGGTTCCGCTGCGCAACCGGGCCAGGAGATCCAGGTACGGGTCTTCTCCGGGTTTTACCTGAGAAGATTTGATTGGCTCGAATATTGCCGCCTGAACATCCTGAATTCGCTTCTCTGTCGTTAACGAACCATCAGCCGTCATCCGTCCAGGCTGGATCATGTTTTGAATCTGCTCACCGATCAGCAGCGATGGCTTCCAGTTGCGCTGAGTGGTACGGTTATTTTCCGCTGAGGTGCCGCCCGAACCGCGATCCGTCAATGATGTTGAAGTCGAGTAAGCCGGCATTGCGGTTATTTGATTGGAGGATGCGGCCTTATCGCCGTCGGATGATCCCGCGGATGATGTCCCAACATTTGATTCCTCCAACGGATTGGCAAGCGTGTTTGGAGAAGTCAGCGGAATCTTGCGTACACCAAGGAATGGCGTTGCGCTGACCTCAAGTAATTTCCCATCCGGTTGACGGATCACACCCAGCCGGGGAGTACCCGCCGCATTCTGTGCGGCCAGCAGCGCGTTGCTATACGCGATGTTGGACTGATACGACCCTGTAAACGGCTGAATCAGTCCTGGTCCGCTGTTGTTCAATACCTGGCCGGAAGTCGTTCCAGCGGTGTAGCGGTAGATCGGTACAACTCCGCCTGCGTAAGGTTGGCCGGCATTAATGCTCGGCAATCCCGGCGACCAACTCTGTGCCCGAAAACGAAAGAGGGAGTCATCCGAGGAAGAACCCCGGAACTCACCCGGCGCGGTGTACCCGACGCGACCGTGGAAATATCCCAGTCCGGTCACATTGCCGGTGATGAGGTTATTTCGTGCTGCGTAATCGATCTGTTGCTGAGGAGCGTTGATACCTCCGGTTCCCACCTGAAGGTTGCGATCAAGCAGGCGTCCGTCTCCGGCACCGTTAGGGTTCTGCCCTGCGGGTACTTGTGCCGACGAAATGCTGCCCAAAGTCAGCATGAGGCAATAGGCCGCGGTGTGTATCGTTCGGGTTGCCGTTTTCATGGGATCCACCTGCATTATTCTAGGGAACCCTTAGCTGTAGAGATATATGCGGTTCGCTGCTGCCAAATAACAAGCATTCCGCACTGAGCGGGAAGCTGCCTCGTTCACCAATCTGAACTCCCCCATAAAAGATCGATCAAAGTATCTCGACAACTTCAAATCGACGGGTTCCGCGGGGTAGGTCCACCTTGACCACATCGCCGATGCGGGCTTTAAGCAGTGCTTCACCCATGGGGCTGGATACCGTGACTTCAATTTCGTCACTGTCGAACTTCCCGGTCGCCTCCCCTACGAGTTTGTAAAGATCCTCGCTTCCCGTGGAGGCGTCTTTGAGCTTTACCGTCGCACCAAGAAAAACCATGTCCTGCGGCACAGCGGAAGTATCCGCTACCTTTGCAGTTCGGAGACGTTCTTCGAGTCGGCGGATTTCCGCTTCGTTGAGGCCCTGATCTTCGCGGGCGGCGTGATAGTCGGCATTTTCCTTCAGATCACCCAAAGCACGGGCTTCGGCGATGCGCTTGCTCAGCACGGGTCGCTTGGCCTTGAGATCTTCGAGCTTGGACTCAAGCTGCTGTTTTTCTTCCGCGGTGATGAACTCCATATCAATACTCCTCAAGCGCGCATGGCCGAGATGTCCGACCATCACAGCACCAAATTGAAAGCTTAGCCGGTTAATCCGAGCAAACCAAATGCGGAACTCAAAGATGGAGCAGCGCGAGACTCGTGCACGCTCACCTTACTAATTCCGCAGTCAGATTTTCGCGTATCCGCCCGGAGATCAGGATCGCGCCCAGCCAGGCAACCACGGCCCCCAATGCGACAGCGATGATCTGAAATCGCCAGGGATCCGGCTGCCAGAGTACCGGCGACGTGGACAGACCCCAGATAGCTTGAATCGGGCTGACGTGCATCTGCCACGCCACGTTGATCTGAGCACGACGCATCAGAACCATCACCGTCGGTTCCGCAAACATCAGCAGCACACACAGCAGCATCGCCAGCGCGCGGTATGTGCCTTGACGTGCCAAACTTCCCACCGCAATGATCGCAGCAACCAGCAGACTCCACGCCGCAATCGCCGCATCGAGCCAGATTGACTGCACAATCGACCAACCAGCCGATAGACGCAGAGGCCAGATGACTGCTTGAAAGACGATCATTAGTGCAAGCCAATCAGCAAGAGCTAGTCCTGGACCACTCAGAAGTCGCTGTGATGGATAACGACGGAGCATTGCCGGCCCGCCGAGGGGTGCGACTTCCGCGCTGTTTCTTCCGCCGACCGCCAGTTCCTGACTTAACCGAATCACCGGCCAGAGAAGCATCAAGCCGATCAGGCTCGCAAATATCATCCATCGTGCAGCGGGTACGGGAGATTCGATTAGAAGCGTTGATGACCAACTGCCCAGCAGCCAGATGCACCAACCCAGCACAAGGCCTCGTGAGGCTAGATCATGGAAAGATGAGTATTGAGCTCGGATACTCTGGCCGTCTTGCTCATCGCTTACAAAATGTTCCGATGCAGGAACAGACTCGGACGCTGAATGAGGTTGCAGCGCATCAAATGCCGTGGTGTCGGCATCATCGGACTGAGGATGGGGTGATCCGTTCACTTCTACCAATGGTAGCCAACGGGAATATCCGGTTCTTCACCTTCGGGCTGATGGATAAAGACCGCTGCGCCATAAACATCAACCGTTTTTCCACCCGCATCGATCAATCCTTGCCGCTTGTAAACGGTCGTAAGCCACTCTTTTTTTGTTTCGGCTTCGGGTTCGATCGGTTTTTCCTGACCCGGCGGCAGGCCCCAGCGAACCATCCCATTGCGCGTCTTTAACACAAGACGAATGCGGCCGCGCTGGTCGCGTCCGCTTACATCAAAGGCACGAATCTGTGAAAGATACGGCTCACCCTGAAGAAGCTGCACAAGGCTCAGACCCGCCTTGAGGTCCTCTCCCGGCCAGTGATAGCCTTCACGCTGTGGCGGGCTGCTGACTCCGACAATCGTGGGCAGACCGATTTGCTGTGCCTGACCAGTTTTATACAGTCCCGGAAGGCGGACCCCCTCCGCATCCACGAGTCGGCAGCCATCGTCCGTCTCGACCATTGCGATCGGCTCACGGTACTGCGCCCACACGTGAATCTTGCCGTCGGTAAATCGCTGAACTCGCGCGACACGCCTTACCCACGGATTGGAATTCAACGCCATCGCAGCTTTATCAAGACTCGCATGATCCAGCGGATCGCCAGTGACGTGCGCAGCAACGATGGCGGCCAAATCCTGACTGAGTTTGGCACTGAGCCATCGCGGTTTATCAGCAAGAACCACGTCCTTGATACCAATATTGCGCATTTGATGTTCTTTGACGTACCCGGTCAGCGAGGCTTCGGCTTTGCGCCAGCCCGCCCAGCCGCCGAGTACCAATGCCATCAATGCCAATATCTGAAGGGCCGCCAGTGTGCGGCGTGGATCCCACCCTTTGACAGGTTTGGCTGTCTTGGCGGTCTTCCTTGTTTTTCTCTTTGTCTGGCCGGATTTACCGGACAAAAACCAACCCATGACCTGCTCCCTCACAGCTTGACGGATGCTACGGTTTCGACTTTATCGGCCAACAGGATGCCAAAACGCCAAATCTTCTCAATCGGTTATCGGGCGTCCTGGAACGAGATACACGCGCAGCGATCACGCCGACATCTATGCACGAGTCGATTCAAGGCAGTCCGTGAAATAGGTTGAAATGCACGAATCGGCGGATGTTCGCAATGGGATTCCGTTCAAGGTCTCCATGTGGCGAAACATCCCGGTGCCTCGCCAACACGCACGCTCACCAAGCTGACACCTTTGGGTAGTGTCCTTGCTACTTCCGTAGCAAACCACCAGGCTACTCGCTCAGCCGTGGGATTAACCTTGCAGTCAACAAATGGCTCGACCTCGTTGAGATGACGATTATGGATGCACGCGATCAGGCCGTCGATCGTCTTTTCCAATATGTGAAAATCCATCACCGTCTCGATGGTGTCAAGCTGGTGCGACTGCACCGTGACCTCTACCGGCCAGTTATGGCCATGAATCGGTTCCAGCGAGCCATCGGGCAGGCGGATCGCATGGGCGGCGGCAAAGGTCTTGGCAATCGTGATCTCATACATATTTGGCTCACAGGTTGGAGTCGGCGGAGTGTTCACCTAGACTTTCACGTGATGAACGGCACAACGCAAATCCATACACAACATTCTTCCGGAGAAGGATACGTACTCCGTGTCTAACGACCCCATTATCGGCATCGACCTGGGCACGACCAACAGCCTCGTCGCATGGTGCGACGAAACCGGCCCCCGCATCATCCCTGACGAGCAGGGGCGCCGCATGTTGCGCAGCGTCGTCCGATTCAACCCTCGGACTGCTGCGGTCGAAGCGGTAGGCGAGGAAGCTCGGTTACACGCGGTGGAGTTCCCCCACCAAACTGTTTTCAGCATCAAGCGACTGATGGGGAGAGGCCTCGATGACGTGCGTGAGGATCTGGCTGCCCTCCCCTATGAAGTGGCTGCGGGCGAGCACAACACCGCACGAGTCAAAATCGGAGAAAAACTACTCAGCCCGCAGGAAATCAGCGCTGTAACCCTCCGACGGCTGCGAGAGATCGCGGAAAAGCATCTCGGTTGCTCGGTTCGCAAAGCGGTGATCACCGTGCCCGCCTATTTCGATGACGCTCAGCGACAGGCGACGCGCGACGCTGGACGAATTGCCGGCCTCGAAGTGCTGCGCATCGTCAACGAACCGACGGCCGCAGCATTGGCGTACAACCTCGGCCAGCGACATCAAGATGCAACGGTCGCGGTCTTTGACCTTGGCGGCGGGACTTTTGATCTGTCCATCCTGCGGCTACAGCATCTTGATGACGGGGCAGGCTCGGTGGATCAGGTTCTCGCCACCGATGGTGATACACACCTGGGTGGTGATGACGTCGATCGCATGCTCATCGACCTCGTACAGACAGAGCTGCGGGCCAAATACGGCAACCTGACCTTTCCGCCATCAACACTGCAAGCACTGCGAACACTCGCAGAAACCAACAAAGTCCGATTGTCCAATGAACCGCAGACAACTTTCGAGCTCAACCTGGGACAGGGGCGAACACACCAGCGCACGATAACACAGTACGAGTTTGAAAAGATGATCTCCCCGTGGGTTGAGCGTGCGATCAGCAAATGTCGAGATGCATTGCGCAAAGCAAAGCTGACTGTCGAAGATATCGATCGAGTGGTGATGGTTGGTGGCTCGACACGCATTCCGCTGGTGCGAAGGCGCGTTGCGGAATTTTTCCAGACCGAGCCTTACACCGCGCTGAATCCCGATGAAGTTGTCGCGCTGGGTGCCGCGGTGCAGGCGTCAATCATCGCAGGCATTAACCGCGGTGTGTTACTGCTGGATGTGATTCCGCTGTCACTGGGGATCGAAACGATGGGCGGTGCGATGGCCAAGCTCATCACCGCCAACACGACGATTCCCGCGCGAGCGACGGAGATGTTTTCAACTTATGTCGATGGCCAGACGAACGTGAAAATCCATGTGGTTCAGGGAGAACGCGAACTGGTTCAGGATTGCCGTTCGCTGGGCCAGTTCGATCTTCGCGGCATTCCGCCAATGCCTGCCGGGCTTCCGAAAATTGAGGTGACATTCCTCGTCGATGCTAACGGA
This region includes:
- a CDS encoding SpoIIE family protein phosphatase — protein: MTPTSSTTTNTPASAVPAAPVSLTSDPTAVGASCPVTRLTLVHFLDLKTLQELQDSFTALTGLKTEIVDPTGKPLTVPTQSGEPVRTHSASESTTGSKIVDSNEPIAAPIVVEGQELGSVRIESRAERSDATVNRQKLVNLLTTFGVPTEKVGSMLDAAEHVFAPPRAAAVQAIFLLANHLARLCYQEHQLRERVGELAAINKLSALLAGARDVQQILDTAVLTAAQVLGAKAATIRLLNEETRELAIKAVYGLSEGYLNKGPVHADSAAIARSAFAGEVVYVEDMTTDPRVIYPEDAEREGLVSFLVSGIIYHSRPIGLFQIYSATKQKFGRFDINLLQSISQITATAIESARLAVARQEGEKVQRQVRLAADVQRRMLPGTMPQIKAFDIGARYVPSFELGGDFYDFIDLDGHLGVAVCDVVGKGIAASLLMASVRASLRAYAQDVYDIDEIISRVNISLSRDTRSDEFATLFYGVLDPSTRRMTYCNAGHEPPLLLRDGRFTRLDVGGTVVGIDREQTYEKSIVQLEPGDFLLFYTDGLTDAQNFNNEKFGRTRILKAMRDTEKAPAQEAVNHLLWEMRRFIGLKPAIDDTTIVAVKVNPRS
- a CDS encoding transcription elongation factor GreA, whose translation is MEFITAEEKQQLESKLEDLKAKRPVLSKRIAEARALGDLKENADYHAAREDQGLNEAEIRRLEERLRTAKVADTSAVPQDMVFLGATVKLKDASTGSEDLYKLVGEATGKFDSDEIEVTVSSPMGEALLKARIGDVVKVDLPRGTRRFEVVEIL
- a CDS encoding 6-carboxytetrahydropterin synthase gives rise to the protein MYEITIAKTFAAAHAIRLPDGSLEPIHGHNWPVEVTVQSHQLDTIETVMDFHILEKTIDGLIACIHNRHLNEVEPFVDCKVNPTAERVAWWFATEVARTLPKGVSLVSVRVGEAPGCFATWRP
- the dnaK gene encoding molecular chaperone DnaK, translating into MSNDPIIGIDLGTTNSLVAWCDETGPRIIPDEQGRRMLRSVVRFNPRTAAVEAVGEEARLHAVEFPHQTVFSIKRLMGRGLDDVREDLAALPYEVAAGEHNTARVKIGEKLLSPQEISAVTLRRLREIAEKHLGCSVRKAVITVPAYFDDAQRQATRDAGRIAGLEVLRIVNEPTAAALAYNLGQRHQDATVAVFDLGGGTFDLSILRLQHLDDGAGSVDQVLATDGDTHLGGDDVDRMLIDLVQTELRAKYGNLTFPPSTLQALRTLAETNKVRLSNEPQTTFELNLGQGRTHQRTITQYEFEKMISPWVERAISKCRDALRKAKLTVEDIDRVVMVGGSTRIPLVRRRVAEFFQTEPYTALNPDEVVALGAAVQASIIAGINRGVLLLDVIPLSLGIETMGGAMAKLITANTTIPARATEMFSTYVDGQTNVKIHVVQGERELVQDCRSLGQFDLRGIPPMPAGLPKIEVTFLVDANGILNVSAVEKRSEKAASIQIVPNHGLSREEVARMEAQSVLHAREDMTAHRLIDLRLHAQNDIRAIERQLKKVGDQIDDAYRTEIETKIAAVRGFMEAAKPDPDAFANALTAMDHATVRLAEIAIKQTLIEET